CGTTATTTGTGGATGAGACAAAAACGTCTGCAAGGTTCTCACTTCGCAAACGACGACAACTGTCGTGACCTCAACCAATTGGTGATTGATAAAAAAGTAGATCCAGTTTTGGCTGAAACTTATAGTTTTGAACAAACTGGTGAGTGTCACCAATTGATGCGCGAGAACAAGCACCCATCAGGAAACATGTCAATCCTCGTTGGTGCAAAAACTACAGGACTTGGAAAGAAGTAATTCTTTCCAGGTGTGTATTTAGAGTACATGTCCCCGCCCTATCGAGACTGGGTGGGGTTATCCACCCGCCACCCAATGGCTCCATTTACCATGAAACTTTCGTTTTGTGAATCCAATTTCCACAATCATTATTTTTATTTCTCAAAAGTTCGTATTTTTACAAAAGGAGTTCGTTTATGCATCCGCGAATCAATTTAATCACCCTAGGTGTTTCCGATTTACAACGTTCAATCGATTTTTATGAAAAGGGACTCGGGTGGAAACGCTCAGAAGAAAGCAATGACAGTGTTGCTTTTTTTCAAATAGGAGCAGTCGTATTTGCATTATTTGGCGAAAAAGATTTAGCAGAGGATATTGGGATTCCTTTTCAAAAACGCCAAGACTTTTCGGGAATCACCCTTGCTCAAAATCAAACTAGCGAAGCTGAAGTTGATGCAGTCATGAACAAAGTGCGCTCGTTAGGTGCTACGATTCTTAAAGAACCACAAAAAGTTTTTTGGGGAGGTTATAGCGGATATTTTAGGGACTTTGATGGTCATATTTTTGAAGTAGCATACAATCCATTTTTCCCATTAAATGAAAAAGGCGAAATTGTTCTAAGTAAATAATTCGTATTTTCTTTGTTATATTTTTAATTTGAAGGGTTTTTAAGGAAAACTATGAAACAAGCGCAGGTGAGTCAATTTGGTTTGGATTATTTAAAAATTGTCGAGGTCTCGGAACCAACAAATCCAGGACCAACAGAAGTTTTGGTTCGAATGCGTGCTGCTTCTTTAAATTACCGTGATTCTTTGGTAGTTGAAGGTAAATACAATCCTAAATTTCCACTGCCTTTGGTTCCTTGTAGCGATGGTGCCGGTGAAGTGGTGGCAATCGGTTCTACTGTAACCGATTGGGAAGTAGGGGATCGTGTTCTTCTCACTTTTGCACCTAAGTGGATATCAAAAGAAGCAACCCATGCCGAAATGCGTCATACCATTGGAGGTCCACTCCCTGGCACCTTACGCGAGTTTGCTTTAGTTCCTGAAACGGGACTTGTTCGAATTCCTTCCCATTTGTCGTATGAAGAAGCAGCCACCCTGCCTTGTGCGGCTCTAACTGCTTGGTCTGGATTGTTTCAGTTTAGCCAATTAAAACCTGGAGAATTTGTCGTTGTACAAGGAACAGGTGGCGTATCTATCTTCGCATTGCAGTTTGCTAAACTAGTCGGTGCCAAAGTCATTCTCACTTCATCCAGTGGTGAAAAGTTAGAACGGGGAAAAGAGTTAGGTGCTGATTATCTCATCAATTACAAAGAAACTCCCGAGTGGGGTAAAGAAGTTCGTAGGATCACAGAAAAAGTAGGTGCCGATCATATCATTGAAGTGGGTGGGGCCGGAACTCTAGAACAATCCATTGCCGCTTGTCGTCCATTTGGTGTGATCCATTTGATTGGGATACTTGCTGGTAAATCTGGAGAACTCAATTTACTTCCAGCAGTGATGAATAATTTAAAAATCCAAGGATTGGTTGTCGGAGGAAGAAAAGCTTTTATCGAAATGAACGGGGCCATTGAAGTTTCCGGGTTGTGCCCTGTAGTAGATAAAGTGTTTTCTTTAGAAGAATCCGCAGAGGCAATACGGTACTTACGATCGGGATCTCATTTTGGAAAAATTGTGATCCGCATATAAGGTAAACCTTATTTTTTGATTTTTTTAAGTCGAGAAACCGGTTCGTTGTCGTAGTTTTGTAAAAATGAATATTTAGGATCCTCATATGATAGTTCCTTTTCTCTAACCACATAAAGATAAAACCGATTTTCATTGTTTGAATTTCGTTTCGTCCTCATATAAATAACATCACCAACGATTTTCCATTCACCTTCCACATTATAAGATATACAACCATCCTCATCGCAGCCATTCCAAATATGAGCATCGAAGGTATAATCTTTCGTGAAGTGAATGTAATAAGGACTATAATTTTCTTTACCCCAATAACCTAAGATGGACTGGTCGTTGATTTGATCAGGTTCTATTAGTTCTGGATCATATAAGGAACAATCTCAAATAGTAAACTGTTCAAATAAGTATCCAATTTTATTCTGAAAAGATACTTTTGCCCATTTACCGGAATTAATTCCTATCGTTTCGTAATCAAAATACTCTAAGACACCTAATTTAGTAAAATAAGGTACAGTGCTAATGATTTCAGATTGAGATGAAGGTTGAGAATAAATATTCAATCCTTCTTTAGCAACAATACAAATTTTATCAATGAATGTGCTTTGATTGGTTGTTTGAAGATCAGGTTTTGTATTTTGGTTCGTTTCTTTACATAAAAGAAAAAAAAATAGAAAGAGGTATATAAACTTTCTCATTTGGTTACCGACTTCAATACAGAATTTCTTTCAATGTCTAAGGCAATCACAGATAAATGGATTTCTATTAGAGCTAGGACAAGCGAAATTATCATAAACAAAAGAGATAAAGCGAATAAAACCCAAGCCACAATATTATAAAAAGGAATCATACCCATTGAGCAGGCGCATAAGATCAAACTAAAGATCCCCGCACTTTGAGCATATAAAATCAGAGAAATGCGAAAACGTAAGTTATGAATTTGTTTTTCTAAAATCTCTGATTTTGAGGATTCGTATTCTGATAAAAGTTGCCTCGAAAGTTTAGCCAATCCAAAGAAACGATTGGTATAGGCGAGCATCAACAAAGAGATTGCCGGGAATAGGAGTCCCGGTATACTATAGATTAGGTTGTCCAATCTATTGAGCCTTGTTTTACTTGTAGGATTTGTTCTCCCAAATTGATTTTTCCATCAGGAGTACGAATGGTGGCTTTGATCACATCTCCAGGTTGTAAATACTCTTTTCGTTTTTTTTGTGTCTTTATAAAAACATCCCATTTTTTGTGTTCAGGTAGAAAACTAGCAAATATTTGTTTTAGTTTTCCCGGAGCTTGGAGTGCACAACCAGACGGTGTTCCCGTTAACAAAACATCTCCTACTTGAATATGGGCGAACCTAGAAAGTTCGGCAATCGATTCTTTTGGCGAATATACCATTTGGTTTGCTTCTGCGGATTGTCTTAATTGTCCATTGACTGTTAGGTTTAGTTTTAGCAGATCAATTTGATCAAAATCATTTGGGTCTAATACAGCAAGAAAGGGTCCCGCAGGAAAAAAAGTTCTATAAGATTTCCCTTTATACCATTGCAATTGGGGAAGTTGGATGTCCCTTGCCGAAATATCATTGGCAATGAAAAGAGCAGCTATATACTCACTTGGATTGTAAGAATGAAAATCAAGATCTTCGTTGATTTCTTTTCCAAATACAATTCCCAATTCGATTTCATAATCTAAAAGTTCTACATGTTTTGGTCGGATCACATCGCCGACTGCAGTTGTGATCGACACATCGGACTTAGTAAAAAATAAATTATACTTTTTTGATTTAGGATTGAGTCCAGCTTCCAACGAATGTTTTTTATAATTTGCCCCTTGACAAATCACTTGGCATGGTGCTGTGATTGGTGACAAAATAGTAATTTTGTTTTTGGGAATCGTTTTCTCTGATTGAATGTTTGTAGGAGTTTTGATTCTTTTTTTTTCAATACCAACTAGCAAGTCCTTGGTGGAGAGATCACCAATTCGTAAAGGAAGGACTTTTTCGTCGGCAACCATTCCCCAATCAATTTTATTTTTATATTGAAAACGTACAAAATATTTTGCCATCGTTGACCTATGAAACTATGTTTTGGGGAGGGATAAAAAACACCTGGGCCAAACGAAGGCCCTTACAATGTGGTAGTGAGAATTTGGTCTATTCTTCAGAGAAAAGATTGTTGAGTGAATCGATGAGAGTGTCTACTTCTACACCATAACCCATACAAACTTGTTCTATCGTCTCAACTTCGTTAATGGAGCAGTGTGAACATCCACCTAAATGGTAGCTGGAGAAAACTAGACCTGCTTCTGGATGGATCGCAATTGCTTCGCCCACAGTCATTTCTTTAAAAAAGCGCGGTTTTGTTGTTTCAGTCATCTTAAGAACCCTCAGGAAGGAAATTACTATACAAATATTGGACTATGCTCTATTCGTCAATGGAATGTTTACCCAAGAAAACGGGAAATTTTATGTCAGAATCGAGGGAAGGTTTGAATCCGCCCATTTCCTCTACCAGTACTTTGCCGATGGCTCGGATGAGCCTATCCATGGGCATTCCTGGAAGGTGGAGGTGTTTCTGGAGGGAAATACAAACATTCGTCCAGATGGCATTTCTTACGATTTTTTAACAGCAAGAACCCGACTTTCCGAGTTAGTCCATTCCATTGATCATATCTTGATCAACGACCATCCCGATTTTAAGGGGGTTAATCCCACTTCGGAGAATGTAGCTCGTTGGTTTTATGCAGGTCTCAAGTCCGATGTCAAATCTTCAGATGGCAAAATCCGCCGGATTGTGATCCATGAAGGACCTGAAAATCTTGCATTCTTTGAACCAGATGAAAACGCAAGTATGACCTAATTTTTAACAATAGTTAGGTACTATTCCTTAGTTTTTCTCTACCTACTTTTCGTTTCCATAAAACAAATATGAAAAAAGAACGTTTGATAGAAAAAAACTCCGTAGCTCGGTTTCCTACGTAAAATTTATGTCAACAAACATTCGTTTGTGATTCAGATTCGACATAATCCTTCCATCATTTGGTTTACATGCAATTGGAATGCTCTAACGTTCAACATTCGTCGTTAGTTTTTATTGCAGACGTTTTCATTTTTTTTCATAAAAATTTATCATCTTAATCGATTGCTTTTCTACAGGCTCATTATGAAAATCGATAGAACACTCTATGCCATTTACGGAAATCAAACATAGTTTAGGTCATATTTTGCTTGTGGAAGATGAAGCCATATTGGCTATTTCACAATCAGAATTCCTTAAAAACAAAGGGTATTCCGTGCAGTATGTATCAAATACAAACGATGCATACAACTTCATCACTTCAGGTGAAAAAGTAGATTTGATTCTTATGGATATAAATCTTTCCGATGGAATGGATGGAATCCAACTTGCTGAAAAAATTCTTTCTTATCGTGAGATTCCCATTCTATTTGTTAGCGGTTATTCAGATAATAAAATTCTAGATCGTGTTTGCAAAATAAAACACTACGGTTTCATTCCAAAAATTTCCAGTCCCGATATCATCGAATGTATGATTCGATCTGCACTGAAACTTTACCAAGCCGAACAGTCCTTAGCATTTCGAGAAAAAGAACTACGAATTACCTTTGAAGCTATGGGAGATGGTGTAATCGTTCTTACACCTGAAGGGTTGATTCGTGAAATCAATCATAAAGCTCTGGATATGTTGGGACATCGCAAATCAGAAGTTTTAGAAAAAGACCTTTCTTCATTTTTATATTTAATTCAAGCAGAAGCTCGAACTCGGGTTTCCTATCCCTTTCTAAATGCTTTCAGTGGACTCGAAAAAACGGAAAGGAGAAATGATCTTATTATTGTTTCTCGTAGCGGTCGCGAAACACATGTTACAGAGACAATTTCACCTATTTTAGATTCTGAAAAGAATTTAAGCGGAGTGGTGATTGTATTTAGAGAGACACCAAATGCACCTGTTATGGTTCCTCCAAAAGACGGGGAAAGCCTCTACGCAAAAGTATTTCAACTCAGTCCTATTGCCATGGCAATTTCTACAGTCAAAGATGGAACTTATTTGGATATAAATTCCTCTATGGAAACAATCTTCCAATTAGAAAAATCAAAGGTCATTGGCAAAAAAACAACAGAGTTTAAAGCTTGGAGTAATCCTGAACAACTTGCACGCCTCAACCAAATTTACCAAGAAAAAGGAAGGATGAATGGTGAAAGAATGTCAGTCACTCATTCGGGCGGCAATAAATTTGATGTTATGGTATTCAGTCAAGCCTTTGAAATTGCTGGTGAAAGGTTCATTCTCTGGATCAATTTGGATGTCACAAAAATTTTGGATATCGAAGACCGACTCGCAAAATCTTTGGAAGAAAAAGATGTTTTATTAAAGGAACTACAACATAGGGTTAAAAATACCCTCGCCATTATTTCCGGACTTTTGAATTTAGAGTCTTTCAAAGTTGAAAACGATATCGCCAAACAATCGTTTTTAAATGCACAATCAAGAATCATGTCCATGTCTAAGGTGTACGAAAATTTATACCAATCGGAAGATTTGGAATCAGTTGATTTGCGAAAGTACATTGAAGATTTAGTGTTTAGCCTTCATGATATTTTTGTTCTGAATCCTACAAAAATTCGATTTGATGTTAAGTTAGAAGAAATTCGTTTAGACTTAAAACGAACTTTGCCACTTGGTTTGATCCTAAACGAACTTTTGACTAATGCATTAAAGTATGCATATCCAAATGAAAAAGGTGGAGATGTTCGTATCCACTTATCACGTTCTAATGAAAATATTATTTTGTCTGTTGGTGATGATGGAGAGGGTTTACCTGATTCGGTGAACATTGAAAAAGGAAATCATTTTGGTTATGAATTAATTCGGAGTCTTACTTCACAATTAAAAGGTGTGCTTTCTTCTGTATCCAAAAAAGGGGAAGGCCTTAACATCATGATCTCTTTCCCTTTGCAACAATCAGATAAAAACTAAATCAACCGATTTAAATTCAATTTGAATTATCCTTTCGTTTTCTTCCTCGGATGGTTCCAATAAACACCAAACGAACTTGTTTGATCGTTTGTAATTTTAATTTTCTCATTTCAGTGTGTGCATCCGTTGCAAGATCTAAAAAATCAGAAGCCATTAGAAAACAAATACTCACAATCAACTCAGAGGCAAACTGTATGTCTTCTACAGGAATCATTTTGGGCATTCGCATATCTTTTGCTAGTTCCCTGGCGATTGTTTTCATCGACTCGCGAATTTTTTCTCGAATTTTTTGGTTCCCGCCGGTTCTTTCCCTTGCAATGAATCGAAAGAGTGAGCGATTATTGGCAACGTAGTCAAAGAAAAATCCAATCGTCAGTTGCAAAGCGGACTTGTAAGCTCCCTTGGTACGAGCATCCCCCACAATGGTTTGGATTCGGCCACCGCAGTCATCCACAAGAGATAAGCCCAGTTCTTCCATGTTTTTGAAATGCCGATAGAAGGCTGCAGGGACGATCCCTGCCTCTCCTGCCACTTCGCGAAGGCTGAGATCTCCCAAACCTTTTTCCTCTCCCATCAGCCGCAAGGCACCTTCGAGCAAATTATCATGGGTGCGAAGCTTTTGGGCGTAGCGTTTATTGAGTTTCATTGGATGAATTCAGTAAACGATCGTTCACTTTTTTTTAAAAAGCAAGGACAAAATGCAGAATTAGGGATTGACATAGCTAACGACGTAAATTAACACTATTAGATATCTCTGTGAACAAGTGTTCACTTAAATGCGAAATACGAGGCGAAAATGAAAACCTTTCCTTTTATCTACAACCAACCCAAGGAATTTTTAAAATTCCTCCAACCCCAAGATTGGGCTGATTTTCTATTGGGGGAGATTAACCCCAGGTTTTCGGTAACTGCGGTCAAAGCGAAAGTCGTTGCCATCCGAGAAGAAACGGCAGATGCTAAGACTTTGGTATTAAAACCAAATTGGCTTTGGAAGGGATTTGTATCAGGACAACATGTTCCAGTGACAGTTGAAATTGCCGGAAGACGAGTCACTCGGTTTTATTCTTTGTCGTCATTTCCTGGAGAAAAGTATTTAAGCATCACCGTCAAACGTCAATCAGGTGGACTTGTTTCTAACTTTATCAATCAGAATATCAAAAAAGGTGATTTGTTGGAGTTGGGAGAACCTTCCGGTGAATTTGTTCTTCCAAAAGTTCTGCCTTCTAAATTTTTATTTTTAGCAGGCGGTAGTGGAATCACTCCAATCCATTCCATTCTCAAACAATTACAAGCAAACCAATTCAAAGGAAAAGCAACTCTATTATATTTTGTTAGATCTTATGAAGATATAATTTTGCGTTCTTCCTTAGAAGAAATTAGTAAAGCAGCTGGTTGGTTAGAAATCCGTTATATTTTTTCAGATGTTTCTAAGGAAGGATATGATTCGGGATTTTTAACAAAAGAAATTTTACAGAAGTATACTGATGATTTAAAATCTTATTCTGTTTATGTTTGTGGTCCTGCTCCTATGCAAACCAAAGCACTTTCTCTTTTGGAAGGGAATGAAGTAAAATCTGAACTTTTTCTGTTGCCAGGTCAATCGCAGTTGAAAGTTAAAAAAACGGGAACAGTCGATGTCTTTTTA
This genomic stretch from Leptospira meyeri harbors:
- a CDS encoding fumarylacetoacetate hydrolase family protein is translated as MAKYFVRFQYKNKIDWGMVADEKVLPLRIGDLSTKDLLVGIEKKRIKTPTNIQSEKTIPKNKITILSPITAPCQVICQGANYKKHSLEAGLNPKSKKYNLFFTKSDVSITTAVGDVIRPKHVELLDYEIELGIVFGKEINEDLDFHSYNPSEYIAALFIANDISARDIQLPQLQWYKGKSYRTFFPAGPFLAVLDPNDFDQIDLLKLNLTVNGQLRQSAEANQMVYSPKESIAELSRFAHIQVGDVLLTGTPSGCALQAPGKLKQIFASFLPEHKKWDVFIKTQKKRKEYLQPGDVIKATIRTPDGKINLGEQILQVKQGSIDWTT
- a CDS encoding 6-carboxytetrahydropterin synthase: MFTQENGKFYVRIEGRFESAHFLYQYFADGSDEPIHGHSWKVEVFLEGNTNIRPDGISYDFLTARTRLSELVHSIDHILINDHPDFKGVNPTSENVARWFYAGLKSDVKSSDGKIRRIVIHEGPENLAFFEPDENASMT
- a CDS encoding zinc-dependent alcohol dehydrogenase family protein; this translates as MKQAQVSQFGLDYLKIVEVSEPTNPGPTEVLVRMRAASLNYRDSLVVEGKYNPKFPLPLVPCSDGAGEVVAIGSTVTDWEVGDRVLLTFAPKWISKEATHAEMRHTIGGPLPGTLREFALVPETGLVRIPSHLSYEEAATLPCAALTAWSGLFQFSQLKPGEFVVVQGTGGVSIFALQFAKLVGAKVILTSSSGEKLERGKELGADYLINYKETPEWGKEVRRITEKVGADHIIEVGGAGTLEQSIAACRPFGVIHLIGILAGKSGELNLLPAVMNNLKIQGLVVGGRKAFIEMNGAIEVSGLCPVVDKVFSLEESAEAIRYLRSGSHFGKIVIRI
- a CDS encoding VOC family protein is translated as MHPRINLITLGVSDLQRSIDFYEKGLGWKRSEESNDSVAFFQIGAVVFALFGEKDLAEDIGIPFQKRQDFSGITLAQNQTSEAEVDAVMNKVRSLGATILKEPQKVFWGGYSGYFRDFDGHIFEVAYNPFFPLNEKGEIVLSK
- a CDS encoding SH3 domain-containing protein translates to MRKFIYLFLFFFLLCKETNQNTKPDLQTTNQSTFIDKICIVAKEGLNIYSQPSSQSEIISTVPYFTKLGVLEYFDYETIGINSGKWAKVSFQNKIGYLFEQFTI
- a CDS encoding ferredoxin reductase, with protein sequence MKTFPFIYNQPKEFLKFLQPQDWADFLLGEINPRFSVTAVKAKVVAIREETADAKTLVLKPNWLWKGFVSGQHVPVTVEIAGRRVTRFYSLSSFPGEKYLSITVKRQSGGLVSNFINQNIKKGDLLELGEPSGEFVLPKVLPSKFLFLAGGSGITPIHSILKQLQANQFKGKATLLYFVRSYEDIILRSSLEEISKAAGWLEIRYIFSDVSKEGYDSGFLTKEILQKYTDDLKSYSVYVCGPAPMQTKALSLLEGNEVKSELFLLPGQSQLKVKKTGTVDVFLSLSHKTIQVKGERSLLEELEDQGIYPQSGCRMGICHTCVCKKAAGSVTDLAKNEVSALGEENIQICISRAESNLELEL
- a CDS encoding TetR family transcriptional regulator, which codes for MKLNKRYAQKLRTHDNLLEGALRLMGEEKGLGDLSLREVAGEAGIVPAAFYRHFKNMEELGLSLVDDCGGRIQTIVGDARTKGAYKSALQLTIGFFFDYVANNRSLFRFIARERTGGNQKIREKIRESMKTIARELAKDMRMPKMIPVEDIQFASELIVSICFLMASDFLDLATDAHTEMRKLKLQTIKQVRLVFIGTIRGRKRKDNSN
- a CDS encoding histidine kinase dimerization/phosphoacceptor domain -containing protein, yielding MPFTEIKHSLGHILLVEDEAILAISQSEFLKNKGYSVQYVSNTNDAYNFITSGEKVDLILMDINLSDGMDGIQLAEKILSYREIPILFVSGYSDNKILDRVCKIKHYGFIPKISSPDIIECMIRSALKLYQAEQSLAFREKELRITFEAMGDGVIVLTPEGLIREINHKALDMLGHRKSEVLEKDLSSFLYLIQAEARTRVSYPFLNAFSGLEKTERRNDLIIVSRSGRETHVTETISPILDSEKNLSGVVIVFRETPNAPVMVPPKDGESLYAKVFQLSPIAMAISTVKDGTYLDINSSMETIFQLEKSKVIGKKTTEFKAWSNPEQLARLNQIYQEKGRMNGERMSVTHSGGNKFDVMVFSQAFEIAGERFILWINLDVTKILDIEDRLAKSLEEKDVLLKELQHRVKNTLAIISGLLNLESFKVENDIAKQSFLNAQSRIMSMSKVYENLYQSEDLESVDLRKYIEDLVFSLHDIFVLNPTKIRFDVKLEEIRLDLKRTLPLGLILNELLTNALKYAYPNEKGGDVRIHLSRSNENIILSVGDDGEGLPDSVNIEKGNHFGYELIRSLTSQLKGVLSSVSKKGEGLNIMISFPLQQSDKN
- a CDS encoding DUF1858 domain-containing protein, with amino-acid sequence MTETTKPRFFKEMTVGEAIAIHPEAGLVFSSYHLGGCSHCSINEVETIEQVCMGYGVEVDTLIDSLNNLFSEE
- a CDS encoding DUF2721 domain-containing protein — its product is MDNLIYSIPGLLFPAISLLMLAYTNRFFGLAKLSRQLLSEYESSKSEILEKQIHNLRFRISLILYAQSAGIFSLILCACSMGMIPFYNIVAWVLFALSLLFMIISLVLALIEIHLSVIALDIERNSVLKSVTK